In a single window of the Gossypium hirsutum isolate 1008001.06 chromosome D02, Gossypium_hirsutum_v2.1, whole genome shotgun sequence genome:
- the LOC107909716 gene encoding alpha-L-fucosidase 3: MAFGLSSIFVITIFAISFTNLASVSLVLARKPCRFPAIFNFGDSNSDTGGLSAAFGQAPPPNGFSYFGAPAGRYTDGRLLIDFIAESLGLPYLSAFLDSVGTNFSHGANFATAGSTIRPQNTTLQQSGFSPISLNVQFYEFNDFHARTQVVRKRGGVFEILMPKKEHFSNALYTFDIGQNDLTAGYFSNMSTDDVKTYVPDVLNQFQTIIQYIYNQGGRYFWIHNTGPVGCLPYVMERIPVLAGQIDDYGCASPFNEVAQFFNRGLKKIVEQLRKNLPHAAITYVDVYSVKYSLISQGRKHGFKHPLRTCCGHGGKYNYNKNLGCGAKVNKHGKEVLVGAPCKDPWTYVNWDGVHFTEAANKYIFERIVDGSLSDPPTPLNMACYRN; encoded by the exons ATGGCCTTTGGTCTATCTTCCATTTTTGTTATCACGATCTTTGCTATCTCCTTTACGAACCTTGCATCAGTGTCGTTGGTGCTCGCTAGAAAGCCATGTCGATTCCCTGCAATATTCAACTTTGGTGACTCAAACTCCGACACTGGAGGCTTGTCAGCAGCATTTGGCCAAGCTCCTCCTCCCAATGGGTTCTCTTACTTTGGCGCCCCCGCTGGCCGCTACACCGATGGTCGCCTTTTGATCGACTTCATAG CCGAGAGCCTTGGGTTGCCATATCTAAGTGCATTTCTTGACTCTGTGGGGACTAACTTTAGCCATGGAGCTAACTTTGCCACTGCTGGATCCACCATTAGACCTCAAAACACAACTCTGCAACAAAGCGGGTTCAGCCCTATCTCTTTGAACGTTCAATTTTACGAGTTCAATGATTTCCATGCAAGGACACAAGTTGTACGTAAAAGAG GTGGAGTTTTTGAAATCTTAATGCCAAAGAAAGAACACTTCTCAAATGCCTTATACACCTTTGACATCGGCCAAAATGATCTCACTGCGGGTTATTTCTCAAACATGTCTACTGATGACGTTAAAACCTATGTTCCCGATGTGCTTAATCAGTTCCAGACTATAATTCAG TATATATATAACCAAGGAGGGAGATACTTTTGGATACACAATACAGGTCCTGTTGGGTGTTTACCATATGTAATGGAGCGTATCCCGGTCTTAGCAGGTCAAATTGATGACTATGGATGCGCCTCTCCGTTCAATGAAGTTGCTCAGTTTTTCAACCGTGGATTGAAAAAGATTGTGGAACAGTTACGCAAAAATTTGCCCCATGCTGCAATCACTTACGTTGATGTCTACTCAGTGAAATACTCCCTAATTAGCCAAGGAAGAAAGCATG GGTTCAAGCACCCTCTTAGAACATGCTGTGGCCATGGTGGGAAGTACAATTATAACAAGAACTTGGGGTGTGGAGCAAAGGTTAACAAACATGGGAAAGAAGTGTTGGTGGGAGCTCCTTGCAAAGATCCTTGGACTTACGTAAACTGGGACGGGGTTCATTTCACTGAAGCTGCTAATAAGTACATATTTGAACGTATTGTTGATGGTTCACTTTCAGACCCTCCAACACCATTAAACATGGCTTGCTATAGGAATTAA